Proteins co-encoded in one Cytobacillus sp. NJ13 genomic window:
- the argH gene encoding argininosuccinate lyase has translation MKKLWGGRFTKSAEEWVDEFGASISFDQELVMEDIEGSMAHVAMLSKTGIITEDDAQKIKTGLQQLKEKAAKDELDYSVKLEDIHLNLESHLTELSGPVGGKLHTARSRNDQVATDMHLYLRKQVEQIVELIQEMQEELIIQAENNVETIMPGYTHLQRAQPISFGHHLMAYFWMLERDKERFSESLKRINLSPLGAGALAGTTFPIDREYTADLLGFEGIYENSLDAVSDRDFILEFLSSSSILMMHLSRLSEEFILWSSQEFQFIELDDSFATGSSIMPQKKNPDMAELIRGKTGRVYGNLMGLLTVLKGLPLAYNKDMQEDKEGMFDTVKTVTGSLKIFAGMIRTMKVKTEQMEKATKNDFSNATELADYLSDKGIPFREAHEIVGKLVLVCVQKGCFLGDLPLEDFKNAHSLFEEDIYEVLDPYTAVKRRNSAGGTGFKQVSIAIEKAKESLSIKEYVNKE, from the coding sequence GTGAAAAAGTTATGGGGAGGCAGATTCACAAAATCTGCTGAAGAATGGGTAGATGAATTCGGAGCGTCGATTTCATTTGACCAGGAATTGGTTATGGAAGATATAGAAGGGAGCATGGCCCACGTTGCCATGCTTTCTAAAACAGGAATCATCACTGAGGACGATGCTCAAAAAATCAAAACAGGCCTTCAGCAGCTAAAAGAGAAAGCTGCCAAGGATGAACTGGATTACTCAGTAAAACTTGAAGATATTCATTTAAATCTTGAGAGTCATTTGACCGAACTGTCTGGGCCTGTCGGCGGTAAACTTCATACCGCAAGAAGCCGAAATGACCAGGTGGCAACAGACATGCATTTATACCTGCGCAAGCAGGTGGAGCAGATTGTTGAATTGATTCAGGAAATGCAGGAAGAGTTAATCATCCAGGCTGAAAATAATGTGGAAACCATCATGCCGGGCTATACGCATTTGCAGCGGGCACAGCCGATCTCTTTCGGTCATCATCTAATGGCTTATTTCTGGATGCTTGAGAGAGACAAAGAGCGATTTTCTGAAAGCTTAAAAAGAATCAATCTATCTCCGCTTGGAGCAGGGGCTCTGGCAGGAACCACTTTCCCAATCGACCGTGAGTATACCGCGGACCTTCTCGGATTTGAAGGCATCTATGAAAACAGCCTGGATGCAGTCAGTGACAGAGACTTTATTCTTGAGTTTTTATCCTCAAGCTCAATCCTGATGATGCATCTGTCACGTTTAAGCGAAGAATTCATCCTTTGGTCAAGCCAGGAGTTTCAATTCATTGAACTGGACGACAGCTTTGCAACCGGCAGCAGCATTATGCCGCAAAAGAAGAATCCGGATATGGCGGAACTCATCCGCGGTAAAACGGGACGTGTATACGGTAACCTTATGGGGCTGCTGACAGTACTAAAGGGTCTGCCGCTAGCCTATAATAAAGATATGCAGGAAGATAAGGAAGGGATGTTTGATACTGTAAAGACAGTCACAGGTTCACTGAAAATCTTTGCAGGAATGATCCGCACCATGAAGGTTAAAACAGAGCAGATGGAAAAAGCGACTAAAAATGATTTTTCCAATGCTACTGAATTGGCGGATTATCTATCTGATAAAGGCATTCCATTCAGAGAAGCACATGAGATTGTCGGGAAACTGGTCCTTGTCTGTGTACAAAAGGGATGCTTCCTTGGAGATTTGCCGCTTGAAGATTTCAAGAACGCCCATTCATTGTTTGAAGAAGATATTTATGAAGTACTGGATCCCTATACAGCTGTCAAAAGAAGAAATAGTGCAGGCGGAACGGGATTTAAACAAGTAAGCATCGCGATTGAAAAAGCGAAGGAATCTCTCAGCATTAAAGAGTATGTCAATAAAGAATAG
- a CDS encoding universal stress protein: MGMKYKNILVAVDGSTEAEWAFKKAIEIAKRNNASLVLAHIIDTRTFATVEAYDRTIAERADRFATELMEKYKRTAMEAGIENVTYEVDYGSPKVKVPKDIARKHNVDLIICGATGMNAVERFIIGSVSEHITRYARCDVLVVRTDKEDEE, from the coding sequence ATGGGCATGAAGTATAAAAACATATTAGTCGCTGTAGATGGTTCAACGGAAGCAGAATGGGCTTTTAAAAAGGCAATTGAAATTGCGAAGCGCAATAATGCTTCTCTTGTATTGGCACATATCATTGATACCCGCACCTTTGCTACGGTTGAAGCCTATGACCGCACGATAGCTGAAAGAGCTGACCGTTTCGCAACCGAATTAATGGAAAAATACAAAAGAACGGCAATGGAAGCAGGCATCGAGAATGTAACATATGAAGTCGATTATGGTTCCCCAAAAGTGAAGGTTCCAAAAGATATTGCAAGAAAGCACAACGTCGACCTGATCATTTGCGGTGCAACAGGCATGAACGCAGTTGAACGTTTCATCATCGGCAGTGTATCTGAACATATTACCCGATATGCCCGCTGTGATGTCCTCGTTGTCAGAACGGATAAAGAAGATGAAGAATAG
- the ald gene encoding alanine dehydrogenase, producing the protein MRIGVPKEVKNNENRVAMTPAGVMNLIQFGHEVYIEADAGTGSGFSDNDYMGAGAHIVQTAEEAWSMDMVMKVKEPLPGEYVYFREGLILFTYLHLAAEPDLTSALIDKKVAGIAYETVQLPNRTLPLLTPMSEVAGRMAAQVGAQFLEKIHGGKGILLSGVPGVHRGNVTIIGGGVAGTNAAKMAIGLGAKVTMIDLNPDRLRQLDDIFGKEITTLISNPYNIAEAVKDSDLVIGAVLIPGAKAPKLVTEEMIKTMSPGSVIVDIAIDQGGIFETTDRITTHDNPTYEKHGVVHYAVANMPGAVPRTSTLALTNVTVPYAVQIANKGYKQACLDNEALLKGVNTLNGYVTYKAVAEAHNLDYSDTGTQLEQQ; encoded by the coding sequence ATGCGCATCGGGGTTCCAAAGGAAGTAAAAAACAATGAAAACAGGGTTGCTATGACCCCTGCTGGTGTTATGAACCTCATCCAATTTGGACATGAAGTCTATATCGAAGCTGATGCCGGGACTGGTTCCGGTTTTTCGGATAACGACTATATGGGTGCGGGTGCACATATTGTTCAAACTGCAGAAGAGGCATGGTCAATGGATATGGTCATGAAGGTAAAAGAGCCGTTACCGGGCGAATATGTATATTTTCGGGAAGGGTTAATTCTCTTTACATATCTGCATTTGGCTGCTGAACCTGATTTGACAAGTGCTTTAATTGATAAGAAAGTAGCGGGCATCGCATATGAAACAGTCCAGCTTCCCAACCGGACATTGCCTCTATTGACTCCTATGAGTGAAGTGGCCGGGAGAATGGCAGCTCAGGTAGGAGCTCAATTTTTAGAAAAAATACATGGAGGGAAAGGAATCCTGCTATCGGGGGTACCAGGGGTGCACCGGGGAAATGTTACCATTATCGGCGGCGGGGTTGCTGGAACCAATGCGGCAAAAATGGCAATAGGCCTTGGGGCAAAGGTGACTATGATCGATTTGAATCCAGACCGCCTTAGGCAGCTTGATGATATCTTCGGAAAAGAAATAACAACATTAATCTCAAATCCTTACAATATAGCTGAAGCTGTTAAGGATTCAGACCTCGTAATTGGAGCTGTCCTGATTCCGGGTGCAAAAGCTCCTAAGCTTGTCACAGAGGAAATGATCAAAACGATGAGCCCTGGTTCTGTTATCGTGGATATCGCAATCGATCAGGGAGGGATTTTTGAAACAACTGATCGAATTACTACCCATGACAATCCCACATATGAAAAACATGGCGTAGTTCATTATGCGGTAGCTAATATGCCGGGAGCAGTTCCCAGGACATCAACTCTTGCACTGACCAACGTGACGGTGCCTTATGCAGTACAAATTGCGAATAAAGGCTACAAGCAGGCATGTCTGGATAATGAGGCTTTATTAAAGGGAGTTAATACATTAAATGGCTATGTGACATACAAGGCGGTAGCGGAGGCCCATAACCTTGACTATTCAGATACGGGAACACAATTGGAACAGCAATAG
- a CDS encoding Xaa-Pro peptidase family protein, giving the protein MNNRLQKLTQWMKENDIQVTFVTSPDNVFYLSGFLSDPHERLLGLAVFQEEDPFLVCPAMEKEDAKKAGWSQEIIGYSDIQNPWEFIQTSIHKRIGNVNKAAIEKEHMNVERYEAISELFSGASFASAEEKLRQLRMVKDEKELEIIREACALADFAIETGCAEIQEGKTELDVLAAVEYALKKKGVNEMSFSTMVLTGANGASPHGTPGVTKIQKGDLVLFDLGVVWNGYCSDITRTVAYGDINDKQKEIYDTVLKAQLAAVEASKPGVTCADIDLTARNLIAEAGYGEFFPHRLGHGLGVSVHEYPSLTETNSLLLEEGMVFTIEPGIYVPGVAGVRIEDDLAVTADGVEILTKFPKELQVIK; this is encoded by the coding sequence TGAATAACAGATTGCAGAAACTGACACAATGGATGAAGGAAAATGATATACAAGTTACCTTTGTAACATCACCGGATAATGTTTTTTATTTAAGCGGCTTTTTAAGCGACCCTCATGAACGCTTGCTTGGACTGGCTGTTTTCCAGGAAGAAGATCCTTTCCTCGTATGTCCGGCCATGGAAAAAGAAGATGCAAAAAAAGCCGGCTGGAGCCAAGAAATTATTGGCTACAGCGATATTCAGAACCCTTGGGAATTTATCCAGACATCCATACATAAAAGAATTGGGAATGTAAATAAAGCAGCAATCGAAAAAGAGCATATGAATGTAGAGAGGTATGAAGCCATCTCTGAACTGTTCAGCGGCGCTTCATTCGCTTCGGCAGAAGAAAAGCTTCGTCAGCTTCGGATGGTTAAAGATGAAAAAGAATTGGAAATCATTCGCGAAGCATGCGCACTGGCCGATTTTGCGATTGAAACAGGCTGTGCCGAGATTCAGGAAGGAAAAACTGAACTGGATGTTCTAGCTGCTGTAGAATATGCACTAAAGAAAAAAGGCGTTAACGAAATGTCTTTCTCTACCATGGTCCTGACGGGGGCTAACGGAGCTTCTCCTCATGGGACACCAGGAGTGACGAAGATTCAAAAAGGGGATTTAGTCCTATTTGACCTCGGAGTTGTCTGGAATGGCTACTGCTCAGATATTACTAGAACTGTGGCTTACGGTGATATCAATGATAAACAAAAAGAAATTTATGATACGGTATTAAAAGCTCAGCTTGCAGCTGTGGAAGCGAGCAAGCCGGGAGTTACTTGCGCAGATATTGACCTGACAGCAAGAAACCTGATAGCAGAAGCCGGCTACGGCGAATTTTTTCCGCATCGATTGGGCCATGGACTTGGTGTGAGCGTTCATGAATATCCTTCATTAACAGAAACAAACTCACTTTTGCTTGAAGAAGGAATGGTCTTCACCATCGAGCCGGGAATCTATGTCCCAGGTGTTGCCGGAGTGCGGATTGAAGATGACCTTGCTGTAACAGCAGACGGAGTTGAAATTTTAACCAAGTTCCCTAAAGAGCTTCAGGTTATTAAATAG